In one Apteryx mantelli isolate bAptMan1 chromosome 9, bAptMan1.hap1, whole genome shotgun sequence genomic region, the following are encoded:
- the SLITRK3 gene encoding SLIT and NTRK-like protein 3, producing MMKPSTAETLHKGRMLWIILLSTIALAWTTPIPLIEDSEELDEPCFDPCYCEVKESLFHIHCDNKGFINISQITESWSRPFKLYLQRNSMRKLYTNSFLHLNNAVSINLGNNALQDIQTGAFNGLRVLKRLYLHENKLDIFRNDTFLGLESLEYLQADYNVIKRIESGAFRNLSKLRVLILNDNLIPMLPTNLFKSVSLTHLDLRGNRLKVLSYRGMLDHIGRSLMEIQLEENPWNCTCEIVQLKSWLERIPYTALVGDITCETPFHFHGKDLREIKRSKLCPMLSDSEMEASLGIPQLPSSKENAWPTKPSSMLSSFHFTASSVEYKTSNKQPKPTKQPRAPRPPPTSRGLYPGPNQPPIAAYQTRPPIPIICPTGCSCSLHINDLGLTVNCKERGFHNISELLPRPLNAKKLYLSGNLIQKIYRSDFWNFSSLDLLHLGNNRISYVQDGAFINLPNLKSLYLNGNDIERLTPGMFRGLQSLHYLYFEYNLIREIQPAAFSLMPNLKLLFLNDNLLRTLPTDAFAGTSLARLNLRNNHFLALPVAGVLEHLHAIVQIDLKLNPWDCTCELVPLKQWLEALSSVSVVGEVLCASPERLARRDLRGLELAALCPAALRPAAAAAAAAAASPPAAAAPPPPAATGAAAYELPPPAAAVPLSVLILSLLVLFVSAVCVAAALFAFVLRRRRRKRPLRGPRPEGAELGGVALRCHRLFEEGGGGGGAERSPDKAPPAGHVYDYIPHPVTQMCNNPIYKPREEEEAAAGGGGGGGEEAAELLRGGGGGGGGGAPRFAAAAAAVGGQEPGSHYRTLLEKEQEWSLAVSSSQLNTIVTGNPQHPAGGGLAAGAGAPPGAGAGTGAAGGAPRDRDRPPPCAVGFVDCLYGTVPKLKELHVHPPGMQYPDLQQDARLKETLLFAAGKGFSDHQTPTSEYLELRAKLQTKPDYLEVLEKTTYRF from the coding sequence ATGATGAAACCTTCCACGGCAGAGACTCTTCACAAAGGAAGGATGTTGTGGATAATTCTTCTAAGCACAATTGCTCTAGCATGGACTACACCAATTCCCTTGATAGAGGACTCGGAGGAACTCGATGAGCCCTGCTTTGATCCATGTTACTGTGAAGTGAAGGAGAGCCTTTTCCATATACATTGCgacaacaaaggatttataaATATTAGTCAGATAACAGAGTCATGGTCAAGACCTTTTAAACTTTATCTGCAGAGGAATTCCATGAGGAAATTGTACACCAACAGTTTTCTTCACTTGAACAACGCTGTGTCTATTAACCTTGGGAACAATGCACTGCAGGACATTCAGACCGGAGCTTTTAATGGGCTCCGAGTTCTGAAGAGGTTGTATTTGCACGAAAACAAATTGGACATTTTCAGAAACGACACTTTCCTGGGTTTGGAAAGTCTGGAATATCTGCAGGCAGATTACAATGTCATTAAACGGATTGAAAGTGGGGCATTTCGAAATCTAAGTAAATTGAGGGTCCTTATCCTAAATGACAATCTTATCCCCATGCTTCCCACCAACTTATTTAAATCTGTGTCCTTAACCCATTTGGACTTGCGCGGGAACAGGTTAAAAGTCCTTTCCTACCGGGGGATGTTGGACCATATTGGCCGGAGCCTGATGGAGATCCAGCTGGAGGAGAACCCTTGGAACTGTACCTGCGAGATTGTGCAGCTGAAGAGCTGGCTGGAGCGCATCCCCTACACCGCCCTGGTGGGGGACATCACCTGCGAGACCCCCTTCCACTTCCACGGCAAGGACCTGAGGGAGATCAAAAGAAGTAAGCTCTGCCCCATGCTGTCTGACTCCGAGATGGAAGCCAGCCTGGGGATCCCTCAGCTGCCGTCTAGCAAGGAGAACGCGTGGCCCACGAAGCCTTCCTCCATGCTGTCCTCCTTCCATTTCACCGCCTCCTCTGTTGAGTACAAAACGTCCAACAAGCAGCCCAAACCCACCAAGCAGCCCAGGGCGCCCAGACCTCCCCCGACATCCCGCGGCCTGTATCCCGGGCCAAACCAACCTCCCATCGCTGCTTACCAGACCAGGCCCCCAatccccatcatctgccctactGGGTGCTCTTGCAGTTTGCACATCAACGACCTGGGCCTGACGGTCAACTGCAAGGAGCGAGGGTTTCACAACATCTCCGAGCTCCTGCCCAGGCCCTTGAATGCCAAGAAGCTGTACCTGAGCGGGAATTTGATACAGAAAATCTACCGCTCTGATTTCTGGAATTTTTCCTCTTTGGATCTCTTACACCTGGGGAACAACCGGATCTCCTACGTGCAGGACGGGGCTTTTATTAACCTGCCTAATCTCAAGAGCCTGTACCTGAATGGCAACGACATCGAGCGGCTCACCCCGGGCATGTTCCGGGGCTTGCAGAGTTTGCATTACCTGTACTTCGAGTACAACCTGATCAGGGAAATCCAGCCGGCGGCCTTCAGCCTCATGCCCAACCTGAAGCTGCTCTTCCTCAACGACAACCTGCTCCGCACCTTGCCCACCGACGCCTTCGCCGGCACCTCGCTGGCACGGCTCAACCTGCGCAACAACCACTTCCTGGCGCTGCCGGTGGCCGGAGTGCTGGAGCACCTGCACGCCATCGTGCAGATCGACCTGAAGCTCAACCCGTGGGACTGCACGTGCGAGCTGGTGCCGCTGAAGCAGTGGCTGGAGGCGCTGAGCTCGGTGAGCGTGGTGGGCGAGGTGCTGTGCGCCAGCCCCGAGCGCCTGGCGCGCCGCGACCTGCGCGGCCTCGAGCTGGCGGCGCTGTGCccggccgcgctgcgccccgccgccgccgccgccgccgctgccgccgcctcgccgcccgccgccgccgccccgccgccgcccgccgccaccggcGCCGCCGCCTAcgagctgccgccgcccgccgccgccgtgccgctCTCCGTGCTCATCCTCAGCCTCCTCGTGCTCTTCGTCTCCGCCGTCTGCGTGGCCGCCGCGCTCTTCGCCTTcgtgctgcgccgccgccgccgcaagcGGCCGCTGCGCGGGCCGCGGCCCGAGGGCGCCGAGCTGGGCGGCGTCGCGCTGCGCTGCCACCGGCTCTTcgaggagggcggcggcggcggcggcgcggagcgctCGCCGGACAAGGCGCCGCCGGCGGGCCACGTCTACGACTACATCCCGCACCCGGTGACCCAGATGTGCAACAACCCCATCTACAAGCcgcgcgaggaggaggaggcggcggcgggcggcggcggcggcggcggcgaggaggcggccgagctgctgcgcggcggcggcggcggcggcggcggcggcgccccccgcttcgccgccgccgccgccgccgtcggggggcaggagccgggctcGCACTACCGCACCTTGCTGGAGAAggagcaggagtggagcctgGCCGTGTCCAGCTCGCAGCTCAACACCATCGTCACCGGCAACCCCCAgcaccccgcgggcggcgggctggcggcgggcgccggcgccccccccggcgccggggccgggaccggggcggcgggcggcgccccgCGGGACCGCGACCGCCCGCCGCCCTGCGCCGTGGGCTTCGTGGACTGCCTCTACGGCACCGTGCCCAAGCTGAAGGAACTGCACGTCCACCCGCCTGGCATGCAATACCCGGACCTCCAGCAGGACGCCAGGCTCAAAGAAACCCTTCTCTTCGCCGCCGGCAAGGGCTTCTCAGACCACCAAACCCCCACAAGCGAATACCTCGAGTTAAGGGCCAAACTCCAAACCAAGCCGGATTACCTCGAAGTCCTGGAGAAGACCACCTACCGGTTCTga